One Clostridium estertheticum DNA segment encodes these proteins:
- a CDS encoding D-alanyl-D-alanine carboxypeptidase family protein — MRKFIIILFTSFFLLFNIAPAVQALITPPVASADSVVLMDATTGKILYEKNKNSAYPPASTTKIMTILLVLEKCNLSDVVTVSKKAEMTDGSKIYLTEGEKLPVKELLYGLILASANDCAVALAEHVSGTTEKFAVLMNARAKSLGCKSTNFVNPNGLYNVNHKTSAYDLALIMMELTKHEEYKAMSTTPSYMMAPTNKSVEKRPLWNGNRLIHKGDSYYYPDCVGGKTGYTIQSQHSYIAVATRNGQKLIVALVHDSKKTFFPDSIKLLNYGFDNFELSKYFNKDQEVSKLTLEDGTLIPLLASKDFYVVKAKNSTEAEAPIIKTEQKDLNNSSITKGDEISKATITFGKDSYNLDLSSGINHANPLSLNNGLLKDDSKNSKNSLLLINIIKYFAIFLAVLIVFLRLKHIKRNR, encoded by the coding sequence ATGAGGAAATTTATCATAATATTATTCACATCATTTTTTTTACTTTTTAATATAGCTCCAGCAGTACAAGCATTAATAACCCCTCCAGTGGCGTCCGCTGATAGTGTGGTTTTAATGGATGCCACTACAGGTAAAATACTTTATGAAAAAAATAAGAATTCTGCTTATCCCCCAGCTTCCACTACAAAGATAATGACTATACTTCTAGTCTTAGAAAAATGTAATTTAAGCGACGTGGTAACAGTAAGTAAAAAAGCAGAAATGACTGATGGTTCAAAAATATATCTCACTGAAGGCGAAAAGCTCCCTGTAAAGGAATTATTATATGGATTAATATTAGCTTCAGCTAATGATTGCGCTGTAGCCTTAGCAGAGCATGTAAGTGGCACCACAGAAAAATTTGCAGTGCTTATGAATGCGAGAGCAAAATCACTAGGTTGTAAAAGTACTAATTTTGTCAATCCCAATGGTTTATATAATGTTAATCATAAAACTTCTGCTTATGATTTAGCTTTGATTATGATGGAACTTACCAAACATGAAGAATATAAAGCCATGTCAACAACTCCTTCATATATGATGGCACCAACAAATAAATCTGTAGAAAAACGTCCTCTTTGGAATGGTAATAGACTAATACATAAAGGCGACAGCTACTACTATCCGGATTGTGTAGGTGGAAAAACAGGCTATACTATTCAATCACAGCATTCTTATATTGCCGTAGCTACTAGAAATGGTCAAAAGCTTATAGTGGCTCTTGTGCATGACTCCAAAAAGACTTTTTTTCCAGACAGTATAAAACTATTGAATTATGGATTTGATAATTTTGAGCTTTCTAAATATTTTAATAAGGATCAAGAAGTATCAAAATTAACTTTAGAGGATGGTACGTTGATTCCATTACTTGCCTCAAAGGATTTTTATGTTGTTAAAGCTAAAAATTCAACTGAAGCGGAAGCTCCGATAATTAAAACTGAGCAAAAAGATTTAAACAACTCTTCTATAACGAAAGGTGATGAAATAAGTAAGGCAACAATTACTTTTGGTAAGGATTCCTACAATTTAGATTTGTCTAGCGGAATCAATCACGCTAACCCACTATCCCTAAACAATGGGCTTTTAAAAGATGATTCAAAAAACTCCAAGAATTCCTTACTTTTAATTAACATAATAAAATATTTTGCAATTTTCTTGGCCGTGCTAATAGTATTTTTAAGATTAAAGCATATAAAAAGAAATAGATAA
- a CDS encoding RluA family pseudouridine synthase: MTNKLTYIVVENIHEEKLRDYLKFTENLSSRFLKSSGLSGKITVNDKVAKLNHRVSSKDKIEIDMKSNEHQNIEPEKMNLDVVYEDIDLIVINKSPGLVVHPTKGYPFGTLSNGVAYYFKEKNEKCIVRLVSRLDMDTSGLIIIAKNQFSHMALARDMQSKDLQKANTLQSEDMQCKTFEKSYMAVVHGNMENKSGTIDLPIGKPNEEGAAREVWEEGQRSVTHYEVIESYKNGDLLKLILETGRTHQIRVHLSHIGHPIYGDSLYGASEESYIERQALHAYKLIIPHPRTGDELILETELPEDIANLICKLKAES, translated from the coding sequence TTGACTAATAAATTAACCTATATAGTTGTCGAAAATATTCATGAAGAGAAATTAAGAGATTATTTAAAGTTTACAGAGAATTTATCTAGTAGATTTTTAAAAAGCTCAGGACTTAGTGGAAAAATAACTGTAAATGATAAAGTGGCTAAGTTAAATCATCGAGTGAGTTCAAAGGATAAAATAGAAATTGATATGAAGAGTAATGAGCATCAAAACATTGAACCGGAGAAGATGAATCTCGACGTGGTATATGAGGATATAGACCTTATAGTTATAAATAAGAGTCCCGGTTTAGTGGTTCATCCCACAAAGGGGTATCCCTTCGGAACCCTTTCCAATGGAGTTGCATATTATTTTAAAGAAAAAAATGAGAAATGCATTGTTAGACTAGTGAGCAGATTGGATATGGATACTTCAGGTCTTATAATAATTGCAAAAAATCAATTTTCACATATGGCCTTGGCTAGAGACATGCAGAGTAAAGACCTGCAAAAGGCTAATACGTTGCAAAGCGAAGATATGCAGTGCAAAACCTTTGAGAAGAGCTATATGGCTGTAGTACATGGCAATATGGAAAACAAGTCAGGTACTATTGATTTGCCTATTGGAAAACCAAATGAAGAAGGTGCAGCAAGGGAAGTTTGGGAAGAGGGACAAAGAAGTGTAACTCATTATGAAGTTATTGAATCTTATAAAAATGGAGACCTTCTAAAATTGATTTTGGAAACTGGTAGAACACATCAGATTCGTGTTCATTTAAGTCATATTGGTCATCCAATTTATGGGGATAGCCTTTATGGAGCTTCAGAAGAAAGTTATATTGAGAGGCAGGCACTTCATGCTTATAAATTAATTATTCCACACCCAAGAACTGGCGATGAGCTTATACTTGAGACGGAGCTTCCAGAGGATATAGCGAATTTGATATGTAAACTAAAAGCTGAAAGTTAA
- a CDS encoding RidA family protein has protein sequence MEKQIISTIKAPAALGPYSQAVKVGNVLYTSGSLAINAATGEFINDDIKKATAQSLENLKFILEEAGTSLDKVVKTLVFLKDMNDFADMNEVYAKYFTTNPPARSCVQAAKLPKDALVEIEVIAIVQ, from the coding sequence ATGGAAAAGCAGATTATAAGCACAATTAAAGCACCAGCAGCTCTAGGGCCATATTCTCAAGCAGTAAAAGTTGGGAATGTATTATATACTTCAGGATCCCTTGCAATAAATGCGGCTACTGGAGAATTTATTAATGATGATATTAAAAAAGCTACAGCACAATCCTTAGAAAATCTAAAATTTATACTAGAAGAAGCAGGAACATCCTTAGATAAGGTAGTAAAAACCCTAGTATTTTTAAAGGATATGAATGATTTTGCAGATATGAATGAAGTATATGCAAAATACTTTACTACAAATCCCCCAGCTAGATCTTGCGTTCAGGCAGCAAAACTTCCTAAGGATGCATTAGTAGAGATAGAAGTAATCGCGATTGTGCAGTAA
- a CDS encoding LCP family protein: MSEKKKEKRTVNYKKMAVGTLIFVVVAFVLIFGALYLYLSSFNNGAVDLSKKGISSKLSKGEVEQIVKDGESCNILVMGVDVGTPGATNADDPKRTDTMIVAHYNAEDKKISLVSIPRDTLITIDGKNQKINAAHAIGGVTSAVDAVEKLLGIRIDYYGKINYEGFRKVIDAIGGVDMDITRTMNYDDPTQNLSIHFKKGTTVHLNGKKAEEFFRWRKNNDGTGFANGDLDRIENQHMFISKVMEKVKNPTIVIKIPSILSAIQSSVETNMDAKDIMKYGYIFATINKDQLSMYTVKGDLKTISGQSYLVYDDAKNKEIISKLNDNKVLDIDKSKLRIKIVNGTKKAGLASDFSTYLVSKGYNKAVTENGGTTSKTKIIVYNSNNDIKTTLIKDFKTDNIEFLSSEQENFDIIVMLGEDHEYMY, translated from the coding sequence ATGAGTGAAAAGAAAAAAGAAAAAAGAACAGTGAATTATAAAAAAATGGCAGTGGGTACCCTTATTTTTGTGGTGGTAGCCTTTGTATTAATTTTTGGAGCTTTATATTTATATTTATCTAGTTTTAATAATGGTGCAGTTGATTTATCTAAAAAAGGAATATCATCTAAGTTAAGTAAGGGTGAGGTAGAGCAAATAGTTAAAGATGGAGAATCTTGTAACATATTAGTTATGGGTGTTGATGTAGGCACTCCTGGTGCCACAAATGCAGATGATCCTAAAAGGACAGATACAATGATAGTGGCACATTACAATGCAGAAGATAAAAAAATTAGTTTGGTTTCCATTCCTAGAGACACGCTAATTACAATAGATGGAAAAAATCAAAAAATTAATGCTGCTCATGCTATTGGTGGTGTAACTTCTGCTGTTGATGCTGTTGAAAAGCTATTAGGTATTAGAATTGACTACTATGGTAAAATCAATTATGAAGGTTTTAGGAAAGTTATTGATGCTATTGGTGGTGTTGATATGGATATAACAAGAACAATGAATTATGATGACCCCACGCAAAATTTAAGCATTCATTTTAAAAAGGGTACAACAGTTCATTTAAATGGTAAAAAGGCTGAAGAATTTTTTAGATGGAGAAAAAACAATGATGGAACTGGCTTTGCAAATGGTGATTTAGACAGAATAGAAAATCAACATATGTTTATTAGTAAAGTCATGGAAAAAGTGAAAAATCCCACTATAGTAATTAAGATTCCAAGTATTTTATCAGCAATTCAAAGTTCTGTAGAAACTAATATGGATGCTAAGGATATAATGAAATATGGATACATATTTGCTACCATAAATAAGGATCAGCTTAGTATGTATACTGTTAAAGGTGATTTAAAGACAATAAGCGGCCAATCATATTTAGTATATGATGACGCAAAAAATAAAGAGATCATTTCAAAATTAAATGATAATAAAGTTCTAGATATTGACAAATCAAAGCTCAGAATAAAAATAGTTAATGGAACTAAAAAAGCAGGACTCGCCAGTGATTTTTCAACATATCTAGTATCAAAAGGTTACAATAAGGCTGTAACAGAAAATGGTGGGACTACTAGTAAAACTAAGATTATAGTATATAATAGCAATAATGACATAAAAACTACTCTTATAAAAGATTTTAAGACAGATAATATTGAATTTTTATCGTCAGAACAGGAGAATTTTGATATAATAGTTATGTTAGGTGAAGACCATGAATATATGTATTAA
- the yqeK gene encoding bis(5'-nucleosyl)-tetraphosphatase (symmetrical) YqeK, translating to MWNEKEIFHYLQLNLSESRLKHSLGVSETAVTLAVKYGENIESARIAGLVHDCAKNMKAHQLMKMASEHKIHIDEIYTNNPSILHGVVGSLIAREVMEIQDDDILKAIRYHTTGRKNMSILEKIIYISDYIEPLRKFEGVEALRTLSYINLDAAVIQSLENTIIYVISQKELLHIDTIDARNYLLSKNRRCEDE from the coding sequence ATGTGGAATGAGAAGGAAATTTTTCATTATTTGCAATTGAATTTAAGCGAAAGCAGATTGAAACATAGTTTAGGTGTTAGTGAAACAGCGGTAACGCTGGCAGTTAAATATGGAGAAAATATAGAAAGTGCAAGAATTGCAGGATTAGTTCATGACTGCGCTAAGAATATGAAGGCCCACCAGCTTATGAAAATGGCCAGTGAGCATAAAATACATATAGACGAAATATACACAAATAATCCATCTATTTTGCATGGGGTAGTTGGGAGTTTAATAGCCAGAGAAGTAATGGAAATCCAAGATGATGATATTTTGAAGGCTATCAGGTATCATACTACCGGTAGAAAAAACATGAGCATTTTAGAGAAAATAATTTATATTTCAGATTACATTGAGCCATTAAGAAAATTCGAGGGTGTAGAAGCATTGAGAACCTTAAGTTATATTAATTTAGATGCAGCAGTAATACAGTCTCTTGAGAACACCATTATATATGTTATAAGCCAAAAGGAATTATTGCATATAGATACAATTGACGCAAGAAATTATTTATTAAGTAAAAATAGAAGGTGCGAAGATGAGTGA
- the nadD gene encoding nicotinate-nucleotide adenylyltransferase, giving the protein MKKAIFGGTFDPIHIGHIHIAYEALYNLHLDSVIFMPAGNPPHKKNKKITDAQIRYDLVKRAIESEAQFEISDYEINKKENSYTYKTVEIFSELQPNIEWYFLIGVDSLMELANWKNVDIILNSCKLVVYNRAGFTTEEVSVQRLYIEQKFNKKIIYINMPIIDISSTNIRKNIKAGRKVNYLLPRGVEEIIQVHNLYK; this is encoded by the coding sequence TTGAAAAAGGCCATTTTTGGAGGAACTTTTGATCCAATTCATATCGGCCATATTCATATTGCCTATGAAGCGTTATACAATTTACATTTAGACAGTGTTATATTCATGCCCGCAGGAAACCCACCACATAAAAAAAATAAAAAAATTACAGATGCTCAAATTAGATATGATTTAGTTAAAAGGGCAATAGAATCCGAAGCTCAATTTGAAATAAGTGATTATGAAATAAATAAAAAAGAAAATAGCTATACCTATAAAACTGTTGAAATTTTTAGTGAATTGCAACCTAATATAGAATGGTATTTTTTAATTGGCGTGGATAGTTTAATGGAATTAGCTAATTGGAAAAATGTAGATATAATTCTCAATAGTTGTAAGCTAGTAGTTTATAATAGGGCAGGCTTCACAACGGAAGAAGTGTCTGTGCAGAGGCTTTATATAGAACAAAAATTCAATAAGAAAATAATTTATATAAATATGCCAATTATAGACATATCTTCAACCAATATTAGGAAGAATATAAAAGCAGGTAGGAAAGTTAATTATCTTTTGCCCAGAGGCGTTGAGGAAATTATACAGGTGCACAATCTATATAAATAG
- the yhbY gene encoding ribosome assembly RNA-binding protein YhbY, whose protein sequence is MITSKQRSYLRTLANTLQPIFQLGKAGVEENFLKQLNEALESRELIKIKVLNNSGLTAREASDIISEAIDAEAVQTIGSKCVFYKRSLKKPTIELP, encoded by the coding sequence ATGATTACAAGTAAGCAAAGAAGTTATTTAAGAACTCTTGCCAATACATTACAACCAATATTTCAGCTTGGAAAAGCTGGGGTAGAAGAAAACTTTTTAAAGCAGTTAAATGAGGCACTGGAATCTAGAGAGCTTATTAAAATTAAAGTTCTAAATAATAGTGGACTCACTGCTAGAGAAGCATCAGATATAATTAGTGAGGCAATAGACGCTGAGGCAGTTCAAACTATTGGAAGCAAATGCGTATTTTATAAAAGGTCTTTAAAAAAGCCCACAATTGAATTACCATAA
- the obgE gene encoding GTPase ObgE produces the protein MFIDTAKIFVKSGSGGNGSVSFRREKYIALGGPDGGDGGDGGDVILVVDANMTTLLDFSYARKFVAENGVQGSGSKCYGRAGEKLFVKVPMGTIVRDVETDKVMCDLARDGQTYTVCKAGHGGKGNVKFCTPTRQAPNFAEPGMPGEERWIKLELKLLADVGLLGFPNVGKSTLLSVVSKATPKIANYHFTTLKPSLGVVNVKGIPSFVMADIPGIIEGAAEGVGLGIGFLRHIERTRMLIHVVDISGIEGRDPVEDFIKINEELKKYDVKLWDRPQIVAANKSDMLFDDEVFENFKKKLNEMGYDNSKIFKISAATSQGVEALMKEAARMLSTIPVTELVINDEDKFIIEEKRFTYTINVDDEGTFVVEGSFVDRLLNAVNVNEPDSLKYFHKVLKNKGVFDALVAKGIQDGDTVRLQNFEFEFLL, from the coding sequence ATGTTTATTGATACAGCCAAAATTTTTGTTAAATCAGGTAGCGGTGGAAATGGATCCGTTTCGTTTAGAAGAGAAAAATATATAGCTCTGGGTGGACCAGATGGTGGAGACGGCGGAGATGGTGGAGACGTAATACTCGTAGTAGATGCTAATATGACTACTCTATTAGACTTTTCTTATGCAAGAAAGTTTGTAGCAGAAAATGGAGTACAAGGATCTGGGTCTAAATGTTATGGAAGAGCTGGAGAAAAATTGTTTGTAAAAGTTCCAATGGGTACAATTGTACGAGATGTTGAAACAGACAAAGTAATGTGTGATTTAGCTCGCGATGGTCAAACCTATACAGTTTGTAAAGCTGGGCACGGCGGAAAAGGTAATGTTAAGTTTTGTACACCTACAAGGCAAGCACCAAACTTTGCTGAACCTGGAATGCCAGGAGAGGAAAGATGGATTAAGCTTGAACTTAAGCTACTGGCTGATGTTGGACTACTAGGATTTCCTAATGTAGGTAAGTCAACTTTGCTTTCAGTAGTTTCAAAAGCAACACCTAAAATAGCTAATTATCACTTTACCACTTTAAAACCAAGTTTAGGAGTAGTAAATGTGAAAGGTATACCGAGTTTTGTTATGGCTGATATACCAGGAATTATTGAAGGAGCAGCTGAAGGAGTAGGTCTTGGAATAGGATTTTTGAGACATATTGAAAGAACTAGAATGCTTATTCATGTGGTTGACATTTCAGGAATTGAAGGTAGAGACCCTGTAGAAGACTTTATAAAGATAAATGAAGAGCTTAAAAAATATGACGTTAAACTATGGGATAGACCACAAATAGTAGCTGCTAATAAAAGTGATATGTTATTTGATGATGAAGTCTTTGAAAACTTTAAGAAAAAATTAAACGAAATGGGATATGATAATAGTAAAATATTTAAAATATCTGCAGCTACAAGTCAAGGCGTAGAGGCACTGATGAAAGAAGCAGCAAGAATGTTATCTACTATTCCAGTTACAGAACTGGTAATAAATGATGAAGATAAATTCATAATAGAAGAAAAGAGATTTACCTACACTATTAATGTAGACGATGAAGGAACTTTTGTTGTTGAAGGAAGCTTTGTTGATAGATTATTAAATGCTGTAAATGTAAATGAACCGGATTCTCTTAAATATTTCCACAAGGTATTAAAAAACAAGGGAGTATTTGATGCACTAGTTGCAAAAGGAATTCAAGACGGAGATACAGTTAGATTACAAAATTTTGAATTTGAATTCTTATTATAA
- a CDS encoding Spo0B domain-containing protein, producing MNELENYISLLRKQRHDFMNDLQVIYGYLQIKRPQGALDYIDRLSKQNEIISEIYKLQDDGFSLCLESNIKKLWANEVKVEIDIEISNFKDKIFENEYNKKSDLVNTIFMEIEATGQNFVYIYIFQDELGESLLVTNNEGMIGEISWMDEWQQIDIEIDDFKIYRCGFDNNIAYRLIF from the coding sequence ATGAATGAATTAGAAAATTATATAAGCTTACTTAGAAAACAAAGGCACGATTTCATGAATGACCTTCAAGTTATATATGGTTATTTGCAAATTAAAAGACCTCAAGGTGCTTTGGATTACATAGATAGATTATCGAAGCAAAATGAAATTATTAGTGAAATTTATAAATTGCAAGATGATGGATTTTCACTATGCCTTGAGAGTAACATTAAAAAATTATGGGCAAATGAAGTTAAAGTTGAAATAGATATTGAAATTAGTAATTTTAAAGATAAGATTTTTGAAAACGAATATAATAAAAAAAGTGATTTAGTTAACACTATATTTATGGAGATAGAAGCTACTGGTCAAAACTTTGTTTATATTTATATATTCCAAGATGAATTAGGCGAAAGTTTACTTGTTACTAATAATGAGGGAATGATAGGCGAAATAAGTTGGATGGATGAATGGCAACAAATAGATATAGAAATAGATGATTTTAAAATTTATAGATGTGGTTTTGATAATAATATAGCTTATAGATTAATATTCTAA
- the rpmA gene encoding 50S ribosomal protein L27, translated as MLVINLQLFAHKKGVGSSRNGRDSESKRLGTKRADGQFVLAGNILVRQRGTKIHPGNNVGIGGDDTLFAKVDGVVKFERMGKTKKKASVYPVDQEVEAIAMAE; from the coding sequence ATGCTAGTTATTAACCTTCAGTTATTTGCTCACAAAAAAGGAGTAGGTAGCTCAAGAAACGGTAGAGATAGTGAGTCAAAAAGACTTGGGACTAAACGTGCAGACGGTCAATTCGTTCTTGCAGGAAATATTTTAGTAAGACAAAGAGGAACAAAAATCCATCCAGGAAACAATGTTGGAATAGGTGGAGACGACACTCTTTTCGCTAAAGTTGATGGAGTTGTTAAATTCGAAAGAATGGGAAAAACTAAGAAAAAAGCAAGCGTTTATCCTGTTGATCAAGAAGTAGAAGCAATTGCAATGGCTGAATAG
- a CDS encoding ribosomal-processing cysteine protease Prp: MVKVEFVRKTGKIVSFKIKGHAMPKEEQLDVDLICSAISAISQTTVIGIEEVLKIKVKYYIEDGFLNVNLENQTLDDIERCQVLLETMMLGLKSIEITYGDYIKLETEEV; encoded by the coding sequence ATGGTAAAAGTTGAATTTGTTCGAAAAACAGGTAAAATAGTTTCTTTTAAAATAAAAGGTCATGCTATGCCAAAAGAAGAGCAGTTAGATGTAGATTTAATTTGTTCTGCTATTTCAGCAATTTCTCAAACTACAGTAATTGGGATTGAGGAAGTTTTGAAAATTAAGGTAAAGTATTATATAGAAGATGGATTTCTGAATGTAAATTTAGAAAATCAAACTTTGGATGATATTGAAAGATGTCAAGTTTTACTAGAAACAATGATGCTTGGACTTAAAAGTATAGAAATTACGTATGGTGATTATATAAAACTAGAAACAGAGGAGGTGTAA
- the rplU gene encoding 50S ribosomal protein L21, whose translation MYAVVLTGGKQYRVQEGDVLFVEKLNAEVETTIELNEILAVGKEDGLVVGKPLVEGAKVVAKVLAQGKAKKIIVFKYKRKLDYRKKQGHRQSYTKIQIEKIEA comes from the coding sequence ATGTACGCAGTAGTACTTACTGGTGGAAAACAATACAGAGTTCAAGAAGGAGACGTTTTATTCGTTGAAAAATTGAATGCTGAAGTTGAAACTACAATTGAATTAAATGAGATTCTTGCTGTAGGCAAGGAAGATGGTTTAGTAGTTGGGAAACCTCTAGTCGAAGGAGCAAAAGTTGTTGCTAAAGTATTAGCACAAGGAAAAGCTAAAAAGATTATAGTTTTCAAGTATAAGAGAAAGTTAGATTACAGAAAGAAACAAGGACATAGACAATCATATACTAAGATTCAAATCGAGAAGATTGAAGCTTAA
- a CDS encoding Rne/Rng family ribonuclease: MKEIYIERQEEFLRIAIKENNKLKECFIEEDSSGPIPGEIYKGVVKNIVPAIKCAFIDIGQSKDCYMYLDERFNNTKIKKGEEIIVEVLKEGIDKKGAKVTSAFGIAGVYCVVVNMNKDISFSKKINNSAFEAMVTSGLNKPEDIGVMIRTNAFDVDLSILNDEVEELYAIYKGIIKHAQYSRNPILLYSDAGALNRTLRDILDKNTFKIVLNNESDFDYAKKFTEHRSDISVKVELYNESRMLFDYYGIEKEILSLRNHRIPLKCGGNIVIDKTEAMYVIDVNSGKNVKSRSLQKTAQSTNIEAAEEIARQIRLRNLSGIIIIDFIDIEDIEVRKSILDTLRVGFADDKNKTVIYPFTQLNLVQIARRRRGKSIYEFIEEPCKHCGGKSSRVKLSYIQFLIKNEISKIHKEQGIKDIYIEIDQIYQKDIMEDVLEFVRLIGALENSVYVDFIPHLEKFKVESLIFASQIRNLQTYKIYG, translated from the coding sequence GTGAAAGAAATATATATTGAAAGACAAGAAGAATTTCTAAGAATAGCTATAAAAGAAAATAACAAATTGAAGGAATGCTTCATAGAAGAGGATTCAAGTGGTCCTATCCCCGGAGAAATATATAAGGGGGTAGTAAAAAATATTGTTCCAGCAATTAAGTGTGCTTTTATAGATATTGGGCAGAGTAAAGATTGTTATATGTATTTAGATGAAAGGTTTAATAATACTAAGATTAAAAAAGGCGAGGAAATAATAGTTGAAGTTTTAAAAGAAGGAATAGATAAAAAGGGAGCAAAAGTTACTAGCGCCTTTGGTATTGCAGGGGTTTACTGCGTGGTGGTAAACATGAATAAGGACATAAGCTTTTCTAAAAAAATAAACAATAGTGCTTTTGAAGCTATGGTGACTAGTGGGTTAAATAAACCAGAGGACATAGGGGTTATGATTAGGACTAATGCCTTTGATGTAGACCTTAGTATTCTAAATGATGAAGTTGAAGAATTATATGCAATATACAAGGGCATTATAAAACATGCGCAGTATTCAAGAAATCCTATTTTGCTATATAGTGATGCTGGAGCTTTAAACAGAACTCTACGTGATATTTTAGACAAAAACACTTTTAAAATAGTATTAAACAATGAAAGTGATTTTGATTATGCAAAAAAATTTACAGAGCACAGATCTGATATCTCCGTAAAAGTAGAGCTTTATAATGAAAGCAGAATGTTATTCGACTATTATGGAATAGAAAAAGAAATTCTGAGTCTAAGAAATCATAGGATTCCATTAAAATGTGGAGGAAATATTGTAATTGATAAAACTGAGGCAATGTATGTAATTGATGTTAATTCTGGAAAAAATGTAAAGAGCCGTTCGCTGCAAAAGACTGCGCAAAGTACTAATATTGAGGCAGCAGAAGAAATTGCAAGACAAATAAGACTCCGAAATTTAAGTGGAATCATTATAATAGATTTTATTGATATTGAGGATATAGAGGTAAGGAAAAGTATACTAGATACTCTAAGAGTAGGATTTGCAGATGATAAAAATAAGACCGTAATTTATCCCTTTACCCAGCTGAATTTAGTTCAAATTGCAAGACGTAGGCGTGGAAAGTCTATATACGAATTTATTGAGGAACCTTGCAAGCATTGCGGTGGTAAAAGTAGTAGAGTTAAATTATCCTATATTCAGTTTTTGATAAAAAATGAAATTTCTAAGATTCATAAGGAACAGGGCATAAAAGATATATATATAGAAATTGATCAAATATACCAAAAGGATATTATGGAAGATGTTTTAGAATTTGTAAGGCTCATAGGAGCATTAGAAAATAGTGTATATGTGGATTTTATACCTCATTTAGAAAAATTCAAAGTAGAATCGCTAATTTTCGCAAGTCAAATAAGAAATTTGCAGACATATAAGATATATGGTTAA
- a CDS encoding TIGR03936 family radical SAM-associated protein, translated as MLILKKGRVSIVRYLIKYSKDSEIKFIAHLDLMRTLQKIIKRAELPIEYSKGFNPHMAVSIAQPLSVGVHSKGEYMDIVLSAELEEKYIQDKMNENSPRGIKILDVVKVIPVEGKKQSQAMAIIDAAKYKIKLKCTQEDDVIEILNSLCNNEEWNIIKTSKKSGEKMVNIKPLAYKFEYEVDGSILIISALIACGSRANLSAHLLADYIVENIESINKDAFVDIEREEMYAMKDDKLVTLSEFF; from the coding sequence ATGTTAATTTTAAAGAAGGGACGTGTTTCCATAGTGCGTTATCTAATCAAGTATAGTAAAGATAGTGAGATTAAATTTATTGCTCACTTAGATTTAATGAGAACTCTCCAAAAAATAATTAAAAGAGCAGAACTTCCAATAGAATATTCAAAAGGCTTTAATCCTCACATGGCGGTGTCTATTGCACAGCCATTGTCTGTAGGAGTACATTCCAAGGGTGAATACATGGATATAGTTTTAAGTGCAGAATTAGAAGAAAAATATATTCAAGATAAAATGAATGAAAACTCTCCTCGAGGTATAAAAATTTTAGATGTGGTAAAAGTTATACCAGTTGAGGGGAAAAAACAATCACAAGCTATGGCAATTATTGATGCTGCAAAATATAAAATTAAATTAAAGTGCACCCAGGAAGATGATGTAATAGAAATTTTAAATAGCCTTTGTAATAATGAAGAATGGAACATTATTAAGACTAGTAAAAAAAGTGGAGAAAAAATGGTTAATATAAAACCACTAGCTTATAAATTTGAATATGAGGTAGATGGCTCTATACTTATTATTTCAGCGCTTATTGCTTGTGGAAGTCGCGCTAATTTATCTGCACATTTATTAGCAGATTATATTGTGGAAAACATTGAGTCTATTAATAAAGATGCTTTTGTTGATATAGAACGTGAAGAAATGTATGCAATGAAAGATGATAAATTAGTCACTCTTAGCGAGTTTTTTTAA